The genomic interval CGCCCGGGCAGTTAATAAACACTGACAAACGATGCGAAAAGCTCCCATTACACTGTGTCCAAAGGCATGTCACATTTGACCTGTCAGCTAAAGTTAGCTACCGCCTGTTAGCTAGACTGCGGCTGACTGAATGATAAAGTTAAGCCGACAGCTAAACACAAATAACGACACACCCAATGCTAAGTTAACAAAAAAAGGGTTTATATGCCGCAGTAGTTAGAAAACCTTCGACCCCACTTGGCTCACTGTCTCCGTCGTCGTGTGGAGAGGGTTAACAGGGTTAACAGCAGTGACAGCAGCTCGTTTACGAGTCAACAATGTTGTTACTGTTCAGTGCCGCACGCCTACTCGGAAGAGGGAACACTTTGCTCCGTCATCCTTTTAAGACGATTTGCTTAAACATGtcgtcgtcgtcctcctcctccactccctctgGTAAGAGACTGCGGGTTCTTGTTGACATGGACGGGGTGCTGGCGGACTTCGAGGGAGGGTTCTTGAAGAAGTACCGGGCCCGGTACCCGGACGAGCCCTACATCACCCTGGATGACAGGAGAGGGTTCTGGGTGTCGACGCAGTACGGGCAGCTGAGGAGCGACCTGTGTGTAAGTGTCTAATATTGTAACGTAATGGTTAATGGTATTCACGTTTACAGTGCTACACGCTGCCAGAGGTGGCTCCCCAATAGTTACATTTGAAcataatgtaattaatgtatCACATATACAGACAATGGTAGAATGACTGAGGTCTCCACTCTGCTTAATATTAATAACCAACATATGCATTCCCTCAAATGACCCGTGTATGCATTTGCACAAATGAAGTAGTGTTTGAAGTAGTTAAACCactattatatattgtttttatgaatttaattcAATATCTGAGGGGACAGATAGCCTCACATCATCTTAtccaatacaaaaaataaactacatattGAATCATtacaaaatgtcttaaaacatgtttggtttttttcctgtaaaaagACCATATAAGCTACCTAGAATATGTCTAATTTGTTATGTATCACACTTATATAATGTCAGGTAATCATAAACTACGACTGGTGTACAAGGTCCATGTTGAACTTGAGCACACACGAAGAAATAGACCACAAAGAAGTCTTTCTCAGTTCCTGCTTTGTCATTATTGTAACACCCACGTGGACACACTCTTATCACTGTGCACTGATACTAAGCtgagtgctgtttttttttttttactccaggAGAAAGCCATCAGTATCTGGGAGTCCAAGGACTTCTTCATAGAACTAGAGCCACTGCCAGGAGGAGTGGAGGCGGTCAAGGAGATGGCCAAGATGGATGAGTAGGTTTGAAGATGCACCTTCACTCATATAATATATTAACTGGTTTGGCTTCTGCTGACGTAAAAGTAACATGAGATAAAGACAGGCTTCTGAGCATCATCATGGTGAGATGTGTGCGCTCACTGGCAGCAGAAAACACTGATATCTTGTGTGGAAATCAACATGAGGAGTTTGTGCCTTAAACTGCACGAATTCAAAAGCAAttggtttaaaaacaacaaccaaaaaaagcaATCTGGGAAATGCTCTGGATTTGAATTCAGTATTTTAACAAGTTTGTGAACATTTGCAGAAAGACGAGTTAAGACAAGGTTAAGACAGCTCACACTGTTAGTGAATATTGCAATGAATAACAGACCGTTGCTATGGACACAGTTCTGATCTCTGCACACAGCGGGAggacaattatttttttgcggaagaaacacgtttttttttttttaattgatagaacagatttaaatcaacatattttgtcaaattattgatttattcatatAAACGGGGTGTTATAAACGGGATTATGTAT from Anoplopoma fimbria isolate UVic2021 breed Golden Eagle Sablefish chromosome 5, Afim_UVic_2022, whole genome shotgun sequence carries:
- the LOC129091473 gene encoding 5'(3')-deoxyribonucleotidase, mitochondrial-like — its product is MLLLFSAARLLGRGNTLLRHPFKTICLNMSSSSSSSTPSGKRLRVLVDMDGVLADFEGGFLKKYRARYPDEPYITLDDRRGFWVSTQYGQLRSDLCEKAISIWESKDFFIELEPLPGGVEAVKEMAKMDDTDVFICTSPIKHYQHCPYEKYAWVEKHLGHDFLEQVILTRDKTVITGDILIDDKPDILGVEPKPTWEHILFTACHNKHLSIDPSQRRLLSWADDWRAILHSKSQ